In Sphingopyxis macrogoltabida, the sequence CTATTGCGCCTACGCCAATGGCGTGATCGCCTACGCTCGCGAGATCGGGAGCCGGACCGAGCAATATTGGTGCCCGATCAAGCATGCGCTGAAGATCAGCGACCCGCATCAGCGCTATTATGAATTTCTCGAATTTGGCGATGCCGAGGGGTATCGGACGCGTCTCGCCGCGTTTCGCGCGTTGCTGGCCGCCGACGGCGACGATATCGCCAAAGGGACCCGCGCCGCGTCACCGCGACCGGAAGCGGAGGAACGGGCGAGTCCGTAGAATCCCGCAATGCGGCGCTTCCGGCACGGCGTTATGCCTGCTCCCGACGCAATTTCCGCAAAGGGAGACGACAATGATTGCGACCGATGCGCCCGGCCGACCCGTGCAGAGCGGCCTCTGGAAGGAAATCTCGGTGCTCGAGATCGGAGTGGCGGTGTGCCTCCTCATCCTGTTCGTCCTCTCGCGCACCTTCCTCGAGACGATCGCCGCCATCTACATGCTGGTCGCCGCGATGCTGTTCGCCGCGCTCGTCCAAGGTCGCATGGCGGCGACCTGCAATGACCGGCTGGACCGGCGGCTCTGGCAGGCAAGCGCGCTCGCCTGTCTTGTTCAAGCGATCATTCTGTTCGTCGATCCGCTGCTCGGCGGTTATCATACCGCCATGGCGATGGCGGGCATTCTCGCCGCTGGAGCGGCGGCGCGGCTGACGCTTGCCCTCGTGCGGGGCCATGCGGGCCGCGGCTGGCTCTATCTCTCGGGCACAGTCAGCATGATGGTCTCGCTGGCTATCGGATTCGCCTGGCCGTTCGCCTCGATCGTCCCTGCGGCGCAAAGTCTCGCGCTCGACCTGCTCGCCGTCGCGGCGATGCTGGCGAGCGTCACCGGAAAGGCCCCGGCATGTTCGAAATGATCAAAACGAACGACGACGTGCTCGCCGTCCGTATCGAGGGCAACATCACGGGAGAGGATCTGGCCGCAATCATGGACCGGCTCGACGTCGCGATGGCGGCGAACGAGACGGTGCATGTCTATGCCGAGACGCGGTCGATCGACGGTATCGAGATCAGCGGGCTGGCCGCGCATATCGCGCGGGCCGCGCCGCTTTTCGCAAAGCTCGACCGGTTCGGCCGCGTCGCGGTTGTCGCCGATCAGTTTTGGATTCGGGCCCTCACGCGGATCGAAAGCGCGCTTCTGCCGCATATCGGCTATAGGGTGTTCAAGCCCGAGGATCGCGGCGCGGCGTTGATGTGGGTCGAAGGGCGCGACGGATGACGGGCACCCTTCTGTCCGGTCCCTGGCCGTCGGCGCGCGGCGATCACCGCGAAGCCCATCTCGTATCGCGGACGGGGTGGCTGCGGGCAGCCGTGCTCGGCGCCAACGACGGGATCGTCTCCACCGCAAGTCTCATTATTGGCGTCGCGGCGTCGGGCGCCACCCGTCAATCGATCCTGGTTTCGGGGGTTGCCGGCCTCGTTGCCGGCGCCATGTCGATGGCGGCCGGCGAATATGTGTCGGTCAGTTCGCAGGCCGATACCGAACGGGCGGACCTTGCCCGTGAAAAGCGAGAGCTGGCGAGCGACCCCGCGGCCGAACGCGACGAGCTGGCCGGCATTTATGAACGACGCGGCCTCGATCCGGAAACCGCGCGCATCGTGGTCAACCAGATGACCGCGTTCGACGCGCTCACGACGCATGCGCGCGACGAACTCCATATCACCGACATGACGGCCGCGCGCCCGGTCACCGCGGCGCTGGCGTCTGCCGCCACCTTTACCGCCGGCGCGGCGCTGCCGCTCCTCGTCGCCGCGCTGACGCCGACGACAGGGATCGTTGCACTCGAAGCCATCGGTTCGCTGCTGTTCCTCGCCGCGCTGGGATGGCTCGGCGCATTTGCAGGTGGCGCCGCGCCCACCCGTCCGGTTGCACGCGTCATATTCTGGGGCGCGCTCGCGATGGCCATCACCGCGGGAATCGGCCGGCTGGTGGGCACGGCTGTCTGACGGACAAGGATGGACCCCGCCCAAATCCTCGAACAAATGATCGGGAGAGGCAGCCTTTTCGCACCTGCACGGTTACCTGTTTCATGACGGCCGCGGACACACCATCGAAGCATGTGCGGCTCCCGGCCGCTTGGGCCACCCTGCACGCATGTGGAAATCCGGGCGCCGGTCGTAGTGGAACGGGAGCGCCATGACCACGGCAGTCGCTGCCGCGCCGACCCAACCCGGTGTCTATCGGGGGCTTCGGCTCGCCGCGCAGCGCGTCGGTCTTCTCTATGGCTGGCGCCATGGCCACCGCATCGACTGGAACCATCCCACCCGCTTCACCGAACTTGTGCAGCTTAGAAAGCTGACCGATCGGTCTCCGATCCAGACCCAGATGATGGACAAGATCGTCGCGAAGCGCTTGGCGGGGACGCGGCTGGGCGAGGAGTGGATCGTGCCGACGCTCTGGCAAGGCACGGACCTGCCCTGGCTGATCCCGTTCCCGGCCCCCGCGATCATCAAGTCGCGCCACGGCTGCAATCAATATCGGGTCGTCACGGCCGTGCCCGACTGCGAGCGATGGCAGCAACTGCGCAGAGCAGCTCGCCGCTGGCAGCGCAGACCCTACGGGCGCTGGCTCGACGAATGGGCCTATCGCGACGTTCCGCGCGGCATCCTCGCCGAACCGCTGCTTGGCGGCGCGCTCCCACTCCCGATCGACTACAAGATCTATGTGTTCGGCGGCACCGCAACGCATGTCCAGGTCCATCTCGGGCGCGGCCGCCGGCATCGATGGATCCTTCACGACCGTAGCTGGCGACAGCTCGTCAGGGCCGCGGACGAACCGCCCCCGCCGCCGTCACTGCCTGCGATGCTGGAGGCGGCCGAAACGCTTGCCGGCGACATGAATTTTCTTCGCGTCGACTTCTACGACATCGCGGGCCGGCCCTATTTCGGGGAATATTGTCTCTATCCGGGTTCCGGGCTCGATCCCTTTGCCGCGGACTGGATCGATCTTGAACTGGGCGCGCTGTGGCTCGCAGCCCTGGCTGAAAATCCAGTGTCATCCGCACCGACTGGTTATGCCTAGCAGCTACACCGCGTCAGCATCACCGCTAGGTCACCCGCCACCATGATCGGTATCGAAACTGCGTTCGAGGAGTTTCATGCGATCGACAATCGAGAAAAAGAAGGCCGTTGACCAGCCGATCAGGATGATACCGCTCGCGCCCTCGATCGCGCCGAGGATGCGCAGCCCCGGGGGCAGGACGACATCGCCATAGCCTATCGTGACATAGGTCGATGTCGAGAAATACAGGGCATGCTCGAAGTCCGTGAAGGCGCCGAGAAGCTGGTAGATTCCCGCCCATATCCAGATTTCGGCCGAGTGCAGCGCAAACAGCCCAAAGGCGGCGACGAGGATCGCGCCGCCGTTGAGAAGAATGACGAGATAGCGTCGCGACGCACGCCGGTAACGGCGCAGGATCGCAAGCAACAGCGCCAGGCCGGCGAGGTGCACCACGACCGTGACACCGACGACGAGCGTGGCGAGAGCGAGCTGATGGGCGAGCGTCAAGATCCGCTCCGGACGGCCGCGGTTAGGATGGCGGGCCTGTGCCCCCGGCCGGCCTTGCGGCGCGGCCGAGCCATCAGGCTGTTACTTCGGTACCGGCGCGCGCCGACGTTCCCGAGCGCTCGCCGTCATAGACGAACTCCGCTCCGCGCAGGTCGATCCGCGGGAAGGCGTCCTTCTCCGCCCAATAATCCTGATTGTGGCGCCATTCGGGTTTGTCGCCGCGGCGCGGCATCGCGTCCAGACCGCGCATCAGATAGCCCGGATTGAAATTATCCTCCTCGATCCACGGCAGGATCTGCATGCCCTCATCCTCGGGCCTGAGCGCGACCTCGACCCTATTCGCACCGATGTCGTCCATATGGTTGAGGAGGTTGCAGACAAAGTCCCCCATCATGTCGACCCTGAGGGTCCAGCTGGCGCGGAAATAGCCCATGACCCAGGCGAGGTTGGGCACGCCGGTCATCATCATTCCGCGATAGGTGATCGTCTTCGCCCAATCGACCGGCGTACCGTCGATATCGAACGGGATGCCGCCCATCACCGACAGATTGAATCCCGTCGCGGCCACGATGATGTCGGCCTCGATCTCCTCGCCGCCGACCGTGCGGACACCCGTCGCGGTAAAATGGTCGATCGTGTCGGTGACGACCGTCAGCTTGCCCTGCACCGCCGCCTTGAAGATGTCGCCCTCGGGGCAAAAGGCGAGCCGCTGCTGCCACGGACGGTATTTCGGCGTGAAATGCGGCTCGAAGACGAAGTCGGGATTGCCCGAATAGGCCCGGATCAGCGCTTTCAGATCCTCGAACACCGCGTCGGGCTCGGATTGGCACCGCCGTGTCATCAGATCCTGGTCGTGCATGATCTGTGCCCGCACGACGCGATGGACCGTGGGCTCGTCGATCCCGACCTCGCGAAGCCGGTCGGCCAGTTCGTTCCTGTTCTCGCTGCAATAAAAATAGGTCGGCGAACGCTGGAGCATCGTCACATGCGCCGCCTTTTCGGCGAAGGCCGGCACGATGGTCGCGGCCGTCGCACCCGACCCGATGACGAGTATGCGCTTGCCCGCATAATCGGTCGCCGGATCCCAGAGCTGGGCATGGACGAACTGCCCCCCATAATCCGAAAGGCCCGGCCAGTCGGGGATGTAGGGCTTCTCATGATCATAATAGCCCTGGCACATCCACAGGAAGCCGGCCGTGAAGGTGACCGCCACGCCATCCGATGCGCGCACCGCCTCTATCGTCCAGCGATTGGCGGCGCTCGACCAGTGGCAGGCGGTAATGCGATGACCATAGTGGATATGGACCCCGATCTCGTTCTCCTCGATCACCTCGCCGATATATTTGAGGATTTCGGCGCCGCTGGCGATCGGCGCGCCCACCCAGGGCTTGAAGCGATAGCCGAAGGTGTAAAGGTCCGAATCCGAACGGACGCCGGGATATCGGTGCGTGTCCCATGTCCCGCCGAAGGTCGGTTTCGCCTCGAGGATCGCGTAACTCTTCCCCGGACATTGTTGTTGGAGATGATAAGCCGAGCCGATGCCCGAGATGCCCGCACCGACGATCAACACGTCGACATGGATTGGGCGGGGCTGGCTCGCGTGCCCTCGGTGCCTGATTTCCGCCATCGACAGCTCCCTTATCTTGTATCTTTGGAAAGGCATGAACACCGCATCGGCAAAGGTCATTGACCTTGGTCAACCAGGCCGTCGCCGCATCTGCTCGAGGATTAGCCGCACCCGCGTGGGCGGCGCCGGTCAGAGCCGGAAGAGAAAGAACCAGACCGAACCCAGAATGACGAAGGCGAAATAGACGAGCCACAGTCCGAGCGAAGCCGCGTGCTCGCGGTCACGCTCAATCGGATCCTCGGGGTTCGATGGCGCCACTTTCAGGACCCCTTGCGTGCCAACCTTCGCGCCGCGAGGAGGCCAGCGGTAAGAATGGGGACGAGCGCCGCCGCCGCGCGAAGCTTGGGCGATCGCGAAACGCGGCCGATCTTCTTGCGCATCCGGCGCGGCACGCCGAGTTTCGCAAGCGACTTGTCGACATCGGGCATATCCATATTGGCCTCCTTCGCCTTGAGCGTGGTCAGAGATTGAGCGAAAGCGTCAGACCGCGAAATACGTAGATTCCGCACATGGCCGGGGAACGAAGGGCGCGTTACCTTTCAGCCATAGCTGCGCGGCGGCGCCGAAGACTGGCGGGCAGAACCCCTCGCAGCGATGATCAGGAGAGGGGATCGATGCCGACAAACAGCTGCGACTGTCAATGATCGCGCGAAGCGCCGGGATACTGCTTTATCGGCTGAAGGGCGGGAGCGCGGAAGTCTTGCTCGTCCATCCCGGCGGGCCCTATTGGCGTGGGCGCGACCGCGGCGCCTGGCAGATACCCAAAGGAGAAATTGCGGCGGGTGAAAACGCAGAGGCGGCCGCCGTCCGTGAAGCTCAGGAAGAGCTTGGCATATCGCTGCAAGGTACGCTTGTTCCGCTGGGCCAGCTCCGGCAGGCTGGCGGAAAGATCGTCGAAGGCTTCGCGCTCGAGCAGGATCTCGATGCTACCGCGGTCGTGAGCAATCGCTTCGAGATCGAGTGGCCGCCTCGCAGCGGACGGCGCCAGTCTTTTCCCGAAATCGACGCGGCGCGATGGTTCTCGGTCGCGGAGGCTGAGACCATGATACTTCCGAGCCAGCAGCCTTTTCTCGACCGGCTCACCGCTCATCTGACCTTCCGGAACTGACGCAAAGCGGCCACCCCGTTTTCGGGGGTGGCCACAAAGCGCTTCCATCCGGTCGGCCGGGTCAGAGCGCGATCGTGATATTATCCTCGACGCGGGTGACCCCCGGCGCCGACCATGCGGCGCGCTCGGCGACTCCGCGCTCGGCCCACGCCTTGACCTTCCCGCCGAGCTTCACGGTTCCGCCCTCGGTGGTCACGGTCACCCCGGCGGCGTCGAGATCGGCCTGACGTTTGAAGGCCGAAACGATCCGCTCCTTAACGTCGGCGGGCGCCGGGTGTTGCTTGACCTCGATCAGGTTGCTTACGCCCGCGACGCCGGTGACGCGGCTGGCGGCCCGGAAGGCTTCCTTGCGCTGATAGTCCCAGTCGACCATGCCGCTGAGCGTCACCCAGCCCCGCTCGACCTTGACCTGAACCCTGTCGGTCGGGATCGACACCGTCCAGGCCATCATATCGAGCAGGCGCCTGGCGATTTCATGATCGGCCATTTTGGGCTCGGAGGCGAAATGAACCTTGATCTCTTCGGCGATCGCCCGGACGCCGGCGACGCGGCGCGTCGCCTTCTCGGCGGCGATCTTCTCCGGATAGGTTTTCACATAGCCCGAGAGAGTGACGACGCCATCGGTTACGGCGACGCCGATATCGGCATGATCGACGCTTGGCTCCCATTCGAGCTCGTCCATCACGTCGCGCTGCAACTGCCCGTCTGTCTTCTTCAACATCATCTGTCTCCTCTTCGTCCGCAGGTCGCAACCCGGCCAAAGGCCGGCAGGACCTGATGCTTCGGCTCGGAGATTTTCGCCTTCCCGGCGCATCGCCCCAATTCGGAAACATCCGTAAGGGTAGCACCTGCTCCGGATAGCGCCGGACGTCAGCCTAATGTCGGTCGGCCAATGGATATCCACCAGTCTGAGGAAAAGTTGGTCAATTTACCCCGCAATCTTCACCACCACCGCGTCCTGCCACTCTCTTCATGCTGCGGAGGCGACGATGTCAAATACATGCCGCGCCGAAGAACCTAGCGCTTGCGCACGAACTCGGCGCGCAGGACGAGCCCCCTAATGCTTTCGTGACGGCAATCGATCTCCTGCGGATCGCCCGTCAGGCGGATCGACTTGATGACGGTCCCCACCTTGAGCGTCTTGCCGGCCCCCTTGACCTCGAGATCCTTGATCAGTGCGACGCTGTCGCCGTCCTTGAGCAGGTTCCCGACCGCGTCGCGAACCTCGACCTGCGAGGCTGCGGCCTTGCGTTCCGCAAGCTCCGACGCCGGCATCCACTCGCCGCTTTCCTCGTCATAGACATAGTCGTCACTGTTACTCATTCCATTCTCCAGACTTGGTCAGAATTGGGCCTTCCCGGCCGTCGGCCGATCGAGAAGCGGCGCGTGCGAATGGCCTGCCGCACACGGGGGCCGCCGTCATTTCACGCCCGCCAGATCGACCGCAAGCGCCTGCGCGCTCGCATAATCGGCCGCATAGGCGATGCGCCGCGCAGTTTCGCCCAGACCGATCCGATCAAGCATGGTGCGCGGCTGGGGCTGCACGCCCGAGACGATCACCCGCGCGCCCGCCAGCCGGGCCTGTTCGACAAATTCCCCGAGCGCCTGCGCGCCGCTCGCATCAAGGAGCGGTACGAGCCGCATCCGCAGGATGATGACGCGCGGCGACTGCCCGACGCGGCGTAGCGTGTCGAGCAGTTCGCCCGCGACGCCGAAAAAGAAGGGACCGGCGATCCGGAACACCTCGACCCCGGGCGGCAAATCGTCGCGCTGGTCGAGGTCTTCGGCATCGAGTTCAGCGTCACGGCGGCCGCTCCGGTCGACCTCGACCGTTTCGGCCATACGCGCCATGAACAGCAGCGACGCAAGCGTCACCCCGACCGCGATCGCCACCGTCAGATCGACAAGGACCGTCAATCCGAGGGTGATCAGCAGCACCGCCCGGTCGCTGTTCGGCATCCGCAGCAGCGCGAGGAAGCGCTGATACTCGCTCATACCCCAAGCGACCATGAACAGGATCGCCGCGAGTGCCGCCATTGGAACATAGGCCATCAGGTCCGTGCCGAAGAGGATGAAGACAAGCAGGAAAGCCGCATGCATCATGCCCGCAACCGGCGTCTTCGCACCCGACCGGATATTGGTCGCGGTGCGCGCGATCGCTCCGGTGGCGGGGAGACCGCCGAAGAGCGCCGAGCCGAGATTGGCGACGCCCTGCCCGATCAGTTCCTGGTTCGAGCGATGCCGCGTCCCGGCCATGCCGTCGGCGACGACTGCCGACAGCAGCGCTTCGATCCCGGCGAGGAAAGCGATCGTGAAGGCCGACGGCAGAACGGCATTGATCTTCGCGAGCGAGATGTCGGGAAACGACGGCACCGGGATCCCGGCCGGTATATCGGGAAAGCGCGAACCGATCGTGTCGACCGGCAGGTTCAAAAGTGCCACCGCAACGGAGCTCGCCACGACCGCGATCAGGAAGCCCGGCAGCCGCGGCGCGAATTTGCGAAGCGCGACGATCATCGCCAACGCG encodes:
- a CDS encoding SpoIIAA family protein, which encodes MFEMIKTNDDVLAVRIEGNITGEDLAAIMDRLDVAMAANETVHVYAETRSIDGIEISGLAAHIARAAPLFAKLDRFGRVAVVADQFWIRALTRIESALLPHIGYRVFKPEDRGAALMWVEGRDG
- a CDS encoding VIT1/CCC1 transporter family protein is translated as MTGTLLSGPWPSARGDHREAHLVSRTGWLRAAVLGANDGIVSTASLIIGVAASGATRQSILVSGVAGLVAGAMSMAAGEYVSVSSQADTERADLAREKRELASDPAAERDELAGIYERRGLDPETARIVVNQMTAFDALTTHARDELHITDMTAARPVTAALASAATFTAGAALPLLVAALTPTTGIVALEAIGSLLFLAALGWLGAFAGGAAPTRPVARVIFWGALAMAITAGIGRLVGTAV
- a CDS encoding ATP-grasp fold amidoligase family protein; translation: MTTAVAAAPTQPGVYRGLRLAAQRVGLLYGWRHGHRIDWNHPTRFTELVQLRKLTDRSPIQTQMMDKIVAKRLAGTRLGEEWIVPTLWQGTDLPWLIPFPAPAIIKSRHGCNQYRVVTAVPDCERWQQLRRAARRWQRRPYGRWLDEWAYRDVPRGILAEPLLGGALPLPIDYKIYVFGGTATHVQVHLGRGRRHRWILHDRSWRQLVRAADEPPPPPSLPAMLEAAETLAGDMNFLRVDFYDIAGRPYFGEYCLYPGSGLDPFAADWIDLELGALWLAALAENPVSSAPTGYA
- a CDS encoding potassium channel family protein; this translates as MTLAHQLALATLVVGVTVVVHLAGLALLLAILRRYRRASRRYLVILLNGGAILVAAFGLFALHSAEIWIWAGIYQLLGAFTDFEHALYFSTSTYVTIGYGDVVLPPGLRILGAIEGASGIILIGWSTAFFFSIVDRMKLLERSFDTDHGGG
- a CDS encoding flavin-containing monooxygenase; this translates as MAEIRHRGHASQPRPIHVDVLIVGAGISGIGSAYHLQQQCPGKSYAILEAKPTFGGTWDTHRYPGVRSDSDLYTFGYRFKPWVGAPIASGAEILKYIGEVIEENEIGVHIHYGHRITACHWSSAANRWTIEAVRASDGVAVTFTAGFLWMCQGYYDHEKPYIPDWPGLSDYGGQFVHAQLWDPATDYAGKRILVIGSGATAATIVPAFAEKAAHVTMLQRSPTYFYCSENRNELADRLREVGIDEPTVHRVVRAQIMHDQDLMTRRCQSEPDAVFEDLKALIRAYSGNPDFVFEPHFTPKYRPWQQRLAFCPEGDIFKAAVQGKLTVVTDTIDHFTATGVRTVGGEEIEADIIVAATGFNLSVMGGIPFDIDGTPVDWAKTITYRGMMMTGVPNLAWVMGYFRASWTLRVDMMGDFVCNLLNHMDDIGANRVEVALRPEDEGMQILPWIEEDNFNPGYLMRGLDAMPRRGDKPEWRHNQDYWAEKDAFPRIDLRGAEFVYDGERSGTSARAGTEVTA
- a CDS encoding NUDIX domain-containing protein, with product MIARSAGILLYRLKGGSAEVLLVHPGGPYWRGRDRGAWQIPKGEIAAGENAEAAAVREAQEELGISLQGTLVPLGQLRQAGGKIVEGFALEQDLDATAVVSNRFEIEWPPRSGRRQSFPEIDAARWFSVAEAETMILPSQQPFLDRLTAHLTFRN
- a CDS encoding BON domain-containing protein, whose product is MMLKKTDGQLQRDVMDELEWEPSVDHADIGVAVTDGVVTLSGYVKTYPEKIAAEKATRRVAGVRAIAEEIKVHFASEPKMADHEIARRLLDMMAWTVSIPTDRVQVKVERGWVTLSGMVDWDYQRKEAFRAASRVTGVAGVSNLIEVKQHPAPADVKERIVSAFKRQADLDAAGVTVTTEGGTVKLGGKVKAWAERGVAERAAWSAPGVTRVEDNITIAL
- a CDS encoding alkylphosphonate utilization protein, with translation MSNSDDYVYDEESGEWMPASELAERKAAASQVEVRDAVGNLLKDGDSVALIKDLEVKGAGKTLKVGTVIKSIRLTGDPQEIDCRHESIRGLVLRAEFVRKR
- a CDS encoding SulP family inorganic anion transporter, yielding MKSEAYTPKLFTVFREGYSVATFRADAIAGLTVAIVALPLAMALGIASGASPDKGLITAVVAGFLISALGGSRVQVGGPTGAFVVVIFNVIASHGYDGLLIATLLAGLILIAAGLLRFGQMIKYIPHPVVTGFTAGIAVIIASSQVKDFLGLAIDKVPADFLPKWQAYLGALSSANWAAIGVGAGALAMIVALRKFAPRLPGFLIAVVASSVAVALLNLPVDTIGSRFPDIPAGIPVPSFPDISLAKINAVLPSAFTIAFLAGIEALLSAVVADGMAGTRHRSNQELIGQGVANLGSALFGGLPATGAIARTATNIRSGAKTPVAGMMHAAFLLVFILFGTDLMAYVPMAALAAILFMVAWGMSEYQRFLALLRMPNSDRAVLLITLGLTVLVDLTVAIAVGVTLASLLFMARMAETVEVDRSGRRDAELDAEDLDQRDDLPPGVEVFRIAGPFFFGVAGELLDTLRRVGQSPRVIILRMRLVPLLDASGAQALGEFVEQARLAGARVIVSGVQPQPRTMLDRIGLGETARRIAYAADYASAQALAVDLAGVK